The genomic stretch GAGACAAAGGCGTCGTACCTGTAGCGTCTCTTGTTGTTCCGAAACACGGCCTCTTCCAACCAGCCGCGAGTGATGTAAAATAGAGCCAGCAGATACTGGCCAGCCAGGTGATGTAGCAGCACCACCAGCATGAAGAGCAGGAGACCCAGGGTGTTAGAAACAAACAAAATGAATCCTACGTCCATTGAACAATGGATTTGGGAGTATTTGAGGAAGTTCTGAGTGCCATGCTCACCTACGCAATTTATTTCCTTCATTCCCAATGTAGAATCCCAAAACATGACCTGAACTTGTCGATTCCGCTTCGCCCAGTTATCAAACCAAGCATTGTTGCAACTGCATTGTAAAAGTAGATCTTGTATAAGCAGATACTTTAGGCTTTTCAGGGGCTCAGGGAATTCTTCCATGATTGTAATCTCATTGTTAATAACCAAACGTAATTCTCTCAATGACTGTAAGTCTTTGCTCAGGTCCTTTTCCAGGTAGTCGATCCTGCAGCCAAGGAGCATCAGAGTCTCCAGTCTGGTCAAATTGTGAAACATGATCGCAAGACCAGTCTGCCGATTGAGGTCTACTCCTATAAGTTGCAAATCCCTCAAGTGCACAAGTGTATTCAGGCTAGTTAGATCCACAAATAAAGTTGAGAGCTTTGATTCCAGCTTGAAGCGTTGAAGGAACTTGAAGTAGCTCCCAGCAAAGATGGACCCACAAAGGATCCACTCCGTCCTTGCAGTTAGCTCAACGACAGCCCTAAAGAATGGCCTCTCACAGTCCTGAAAAGACACTGTCTCGCCGTGGACATGCAGGCCCAAGCCTGGGTTTGGGGCACCATCGCTGCCAATAATAAGAGTCATGGGCCTTCTGCCAGAGCTGATGTAGAGGTATGTCAGTCCCCGAGGTATGCTGCCAAATACACATGTCAGATTCAGCTCAATCTTGGATTCTGGAGGGAAGTTCAGGTCTCCCAGAGACACATTCTGTATTGAACTAAGGTGAGCAAAAGATAATGCCTCAATGTGTACCAATGGATTTGCCTCCAGACTGAGGTACTCTAAGCAGTGCAGATCAAAGAAATTCAATGATTTGATTTCAGATAACTGGTTATGACCTAGATTTAAAACCTTTAACTTCTGCAATCCCAGAAAGGCAAAGTTGTCGATGGTGGAGATTTGATTATATTTCAAGTTAAGTTCTTCCAGGTTTTTCATGCAAAAGAACTGTCTACGTTGTATGCTAAAAATACTACTAAAATACAATGTCATTTTTTTTAACCACAAGATTGGACTAGGTTGAGTTTTGCAAAGGGATGTAAATCTTGTATTGTTCAAGGAAAATTGATGAACAGTCAAAACCTGGAGATTCCTCAAGCCATGAATAAAGCTCAGATCAATAAATCTTTGTGAAATAAGGCTTCTAAAAAGGTGCATTTCTCGAAGTGTCATGCAATTTTGAATGGCAGAAATTGACAAGTTGACATGATATGTAGTTATTGAAACATATGAAGTTGAGAGTTGATAGACAATTTCACACATCGACTCTAAGTCACTATCCTCCTGCAAGAATTGAAATGATTCCACTTTGCTGACACCAGACTGCAGTAGTTGCATCTGCAGTACATTATTTAGAGGCATGTTAAGAAATGAAATGTTTTTAAAACCTTCAAACACACCTTTACCTATGGTCTTTAGATCAGGGAAATTCAATAAAATATCTTGAAGACCATAGAAACTTGGGGTCTCATAAGTAGTACCGTTAGACACGATACACTTTGGGTTACTCAGAGTGGCAATTTCAGCCCACAGGACCAGTGATGTCAGTGAAGATGTGTTATTAACTATTCTACATAAAACCCCTGCCAAGCTCTTTATATCTGACAACAAATTATGTTCAAGCTGTATTATCGTAAGAGTGGTCAATTGTTTCATACCAGCAAATGCATCTAGTGCTATTACAGAAAACGAACATGAAATTATTCTTAATTGTTTAAGATTATGTAAGTCCTTGAATGTATTTGAATAAATGGATAAGTTTAAAGAGCAAGTAAGACTCAGTATCTGAAGTCCAAATAGCCCCCTGAAAGCACCTGGAAGAATCTCTGCCAGTTGACCTGAGATGCCAAGCTCAACCAGTTTGTCGAATCTGGAGAAATCGTTGGGATGCAGAATGGATTTGTTCCTCATCTTGACACACAGGGTCTGGATGGAAATGGGGAAAATGGCTAGGTGAAGTGGCACATTGTCGACGTCCATGCAGCTCACTGTAAGGTTACCATTGTGACAATCATCGCCTCTCCACAGATTTGTAAAACCATCACTCATCACGCATTTCTCACTAGTCCAACTGGAGACACAGATGATCCAAAGAGCCACAACTCCAAACTGAGTAACAATGATGAGCCTCATCCTTCCAGAGGACTACAAATACCCACTGTATCCAGCTAGACTGCAAATTGTGTGGTAAGTCCAACAAATCCAATGATAGTTGAGCTGGTTTCTGGACTGTCTGATGGTATAGCACATTTTTTCCAAGATTAAGCTACATACACTGCTACGGGAGTTGCAGCTCAGTGTGACAGCTGGGATATTCGCCACAGACTTTAAATGTCTCCATACCAATGTTGACAGGAAGGACACTTCACTAGAAACTTCACCGCACACTTGCACCCcccaacacacatgcacacacagacacacaggaaaACTGGTTAGACTTTGACCGCACCAACACAAAGGGATGCCACAGTAAGATGTATTTTAGATTAATCTCAACTCTCACTTCTTCTAAATCTTCTATTCTTTATTTTCTTCTGCTAAGTGAACATGTGACTGCTGATAGATAACTGAGAAAGAGGCATGAACTGCAGGTTTGGTTTTCAAGCGAATCTGTTTATATTTAAAGGTGAACAGAATGTAATTTGACAGAAATACATTACCATTCAaaaatttggggtcacttagaaatgtcctttttttttaagaaaagcacatttgttgtccattaaaataacatcagaaatacagtggagatattgttaatgttgtaaatgactattgtagctgattTTCCATGGaaaatctacataggcgtacagaggcccattatcagtgtgttccaatggcacgttgtattAGCATAAAGGCAAATTGAtcgttagaaaacccttttgcagccagctgaggcaggggagcctggctcactcactcactttccctcaagaatttccatgtatttagtgccatccatcattccttcaactgaccagtttcccagtccctgccgatgaaaaacctCTCCAaagcatttttatttttttcatttcacctttatttaaccaggtaggacagttgagaacaagttctcatttacaactgcgacctggccaagataaagcaaaacagtgcgacacaaacaacaacacagtgttacacatggaataaacaaatgtataGTCAAAAGCACAATAgtaaaagtctatatacagtgtgtgcaaatagtaacgaagtaattacaatttagcaaattaacactggagtgatagatgtgcagatgatgatgtggaagtagaaatactggtgtgcaaaagagcaaagtaaataaaaacaataaatgatgctgccaccacgatgcttcactgtggggatggtgttctcagggtgatgagaggtgttgggtttgcggcAGATATAGccgctgctctgtcctgccgatgcatggagaagccagccagctctatattatcagtgtcgtcgttcagccacgtctctgtgaaacataagatattacagtttttaatgtctagtttgtaggatagtcttaatcgtagatcgtccagtttgttttccaatgattgcacgttggccaataatgCGGAGGGTAGGGATGGTTTACCTACTTATCTGCGAATTGTTACAAGGCACCCCACCCTCCTTCCGCTTTTCCTCCATCTTTTCTTCACGCtgatgacagggatttgggccttgtcttgaCAAAGCAGAATATCCTTcgcgtcggactcattaaagaaaaaaatctCTGTCCAGTTctaggtgagtaatcactgttctggTGTCCAGCAGATCTTTTCggccataagagacggtagcagcaacattatgtacaaaatgtgttacaaacaacgcaatatttttttaaatatatagcACAGTTGGTTATGAGCCTGTAAAATGGCAGCCTTCCCCTCTGGCGACATTATCAATCTTATGCACTCTAATATACTTGTCATGATATATTATGATGCATCTGTAGGCCGCCAGAAGGGCAAGTTAAAAGTATCACCAACAAAAATGTATCATCATTCGAAACTCATCTCTAAGTATTTAATAAGAGACATTTTAAGGAGACATTAACATAGGATAATGGCATACAGGACGATTTGAGTAAAGATTGAAAACATTTTCCAAAATGTTCTATACGTTTGACACTCATGTTTGTCCCTTTGCTTGCTTTTTGTACAGGAAATACCATGTAGTCCAAGAAGAACAGGATGAGGATGTCCCTTTGCTCAACCCACAGGTAGAGGAGCAAAGCAACGTAGCAATGTACCACCGTGCTTCCCACTGCTTCCCACTGCTGGCTTCTCTCTGAAGCTAAAcagggttggtccctggatgggagaccagatgctgctggaagtggtgttgtaTGGCCAGAAGGAGGTACTCTAAAAAATAGATATCCCACTGCCCTAGGGCAATGATTAGGGCAATGATTGgtgacattgccctgtgtagggtgctgtcttccGGATGGGATGTCAAATGGCTGTCTCTCTTTGGTCAttgaagatcccatggcacttatcgtaagagtaggggtgttaatccTGGTGTCTTGGTTAAATTTTCAATTTGGCCCACATACCATCATggccagcttccaattggctctttcttccctgtaactattcctcggcttattgctgtaaatgagaatgcgttctcagtcaacttactgggtaaaatgaaaaaataaaataaaaaagccaCTCAGTGGCAAGTTTATTCTCCAATGAGCACCAGTTGCTGTGGTGCTCCCAGCAAAGATGGACCCGCACAGGATCCACACTGTCCTCGCAGTTAGCTCAATGACAGCCTCGCAGAAAGGTCTGTCACAGTCCTAAAAAGACACTGTCTTGCCGTAGAGATGCAGGCCCAAGCCTGGGTTTAGTGCACTATCGCCTCCAGTAATGAGAGCTGATTCAGAGTTATGCTGATGCAGGACATCCCTGAGATATGATGCTAAATACGCTACATTTGCAAAGAATATGTGGATGGTTGAAGCACAGATTTGTAACACACAAAAATGCAtggtcatgtaaaaaaaaaaatgatatccaattggtagttacaatattcagaggcaaaggtcgagagccatgcgtcctccaaaacatgtcttgccaagccgcactgcttcctgACACACAGCTCaatgcaccaatgtgtcggaggaaacaccttcCAACTGACACGGCCCGCCACAATGAGTTGCTACAACACAATGAACCAAGGCAATGCCCCgaccaaatcctcccctaacctgCTGGAACAATTGTGCGCAAGCCCAGTCACAGCAGACTGTGACAGAGCATGGGATCAAGCCCAAGGATGTAGTGGCACCTCagcactgggatgcagtgccttagaccgctgcaccactcgggaggcataTAATGGTACCTCagcactgggatgcagtgccttagaccgctgcaccactcgggaggcataTAATGGTACCTCagcactgggatgcagtgccttagaccgctgcaccactcgggaggcataTAATGGTACCTCagcactgggatgcagtgccttagaccgctgcaccactcgggaggcataTAATGGTATCTCagcactgggatgcagtgccttagaccgctgcaccactcgggaggcataTAATGGTACCTCagcactgggatgcagtgccttagaccgctgcaccactcgggaggcatgTAATGGCACCTCagcactgggatgcagtgccttaaaccgctgcaccactcgggaggcatgTAATGGTACCTCagcactgggatgcagtgccttaaaccgctgcaccactcgggaggcatgTAATGGCACCTCagcactgggatgcagtgccttaaaccgctgcaccactcgggaggcatgTAATGGTACCTCagcactgggatgcagtgccttaaaccgctgcaccactcgggaggcatgTAATGGTACCTCagcactgggatgcagtgccttagaccgctgcaccactcgggaggcatgTAATGGTCATATTTTGTATGTTTTATTTTGTTTGATATTTTATGGAGCCATCCCTTGTATCATTCAGGTATTTGCATTGAAAATAATGTATATGTTTACTGCCGCTATGGGGAGCTGTGACATCAATGGGGAGCTTTAATGGGATCATGAGGTCTTGGAGGTTTTTTCTTCAATCTTGGAGAATGTCTACTACTGAACACTACTAATGTTTCTCCGTCTCATCATTTCCCCCTGTTAATTTAGGTATGTAATGTGTAAAAGTTCAATGTGACTCTCAAAATATTGAGATAGCAAGGTTAACTACGTAGTCCATGAGTTTGGTGATGTTTGAAGGCAAGTGAAAGGAATGGAGGTTGGCTAGGTTGCTAATGGTTTACATGTAAGAGAAGGGATTAAGATTTTGTCCTAACTTTTTGTACTTTTTTTCACCAATGTTTTTGAtcctatttgtatttatttctaTGAACGCAGGCTCAGTTTAGTTTAGGTAATATATGGACATATGTGATGTCAGGATAAAGTGTGTTAAAGTGTTAATGTTTGTACAAAAATAGAGCTTAAAAGTTCGCAAAGCTTTATGTTAACCAAATTTTACGTGGCTAAGCGCTAGCTAGCTCTAGGCTAGTTGGTTTAAATTAATGTTAGCTTTAATGTTAATGGTTGTAGCATTGTTTAGCACAGGCCTCCAGTAATTTATAGCTTTATCGAAATTGACACtgatagtacagtacagtgagttaTATATAATGTCAATGTGTAGATTGACTTATTGTGCTTTTTTTTAACATGAGATCTTTGTTTTTTATACTGGAAAATGGAATATGAAGATTTAATACTACAATCGAGTTGTAATGTATAATTGATTTTGACAAGAAAAAATGAACAAAAGAGAATAATAGTTTCATAAATCTTGGAGAATGCCTATGAGTGAACACTACTAACGTTTCTCCTTTTCATCATTTAACCCTGTTTATTATCAACTGACCATGTCTCAGTCCGAGGCATGTAACATATGCGTCAAACCGTTCCAAGGATTGTTCTCAATGTGCATTATTTGAAGTGTCATGCAAGTTTTAATGGCAAACATTGGGAAGTTGATATG from Oncorhynchus keta strain PuntledgeMale-10-30-2019 chromosome 24, Oket_V2, whole genome shotgun sequence encodes the following:
- the LOC118402663 gene encoding toll-like receptor 13; its protein translation is MRLIIVTQFGVVALWIICVSSWTSEKCVMSDGFTNLWRGDDCHNGNLTVSCMDVDNVPLHLAIFPISIQTLCVKMRNKSILHPNDFSRFDKLVELGISGQLAEILPGAFRGLFGLQILSLTCSLNLSIYSNTFKDLHNLKQLRIISCSFSVIALDAFAGMKQLTTLTIIQLEHNLLSDIKSLAGVLCRIVNNTSSLTSLVLWAEIATLSNPKCIVSNGTTYETPSFYGLQDILLNFPDLKTIGKGVFEGFKNISFLNMPLNNVLQMQLLQSGVSKVESFQFLQEDSDLESMCEIVYQLSTSYVSITTYHVNLSISAIQNCMTLREMHLFRSLISQRFIDLSFIHGLRNLQVLTVHQFSLNNTRFTSLCKTQPSPILWLKKMTLYFSSIFSIQRRQFFCMKNLEELNLKYNQISTIDNFAFLGLQKLKVLNLGHNQLSEIKSLNFFDLHCLEYLSLEANPLVHIEALSFAHLSSIQNVSLGDLNFPPESKIELNLTCVFGSIPRGLTYLYISSGRRPMTLIIGSDGAPNPGLGLHVHGETVSFQDCERPFFRAVVELTARTEWILCGSIFAGSYFKFLQRFKLESKLSTLFVDLTSLNTLVHLRDLQLIGVDLNRQTGLAIMFHNLTRLETLMLLGCRIDYLEKDLSKDLQSLRELRLVINNEITIMEEFPEPLKSLKYLLIQDLLLQCSCNNAWFDNWAKRNRQVQVMFWDSTLGMKEINCVGEHGTQNFLKYSQIHCSMDVGFILFVSNTLGLLLFMLVVLLHHLAGQYLLALFYITRGWLEEAVFRNNKRRYRYDAFVSYSGKDERWVVEELLPNMEQRGPPFLRLCLHSRDFQLGKDIVDNITDSLYSSRRTVCLVSRDYLRSNWCSLEMKLATDRLRVEQRDILILVFLEDISPHQLSAHHRLARLVKTRTYLDWPKEPEQYQDFWDRLWATLAPKHGQ